Genomic DNA from Gimesia aquarii:
ACAAGGTGACTTTCGGGCTGTTGAAGAATCGTTCAAATCTATTACCCGCGATGTCCAGAAACAGCAAACGGAAGCGATGGAGACTCGGGGTCAGATTCTGGGATTTGCACTCGACGCAGAAGATCGACTCAAGGAAGAAGATCAGGGAGCCAGCTTTAAAGCGTTTGTCGACCTTCTACTCTCACAATCGCAACAAGATGAACTGGAAAAAATTATCATTCAATTAGAAGAGATGGTTGAACTGGAATCACAAACAGAAGGAAAAGATCGCGTAAAACGTATGATAAGCAGCCTGTCTCTGGAAGCAGAACGTGTGTTGAACACCACACGCCGATTGAATTCTACACTGCGCAGGCTTCTGGATTCAAAAGTGAGTTCGAGTCGACTCAGGTTAGCTTCCGTGCTGCGTGAAATCCAGGCAGCAGCGGTGCGTCAGGCAGAACAACCTCCTGAATTAGGCATCAATGTTTTTACCGAACTAGATTTGTATCACGGTTTGGAACGCCCCTTCTGGCAACCCCCGGTCAAATTTGATGCGATCGAAATCACGCATGAAGAACCGGACGACAAAGCGCGATTCGACGCATTTCGAAATCTTGCCGAGATGCAACGTCTTGATTGGGATACCATGCGGTTTAATATTGCCAGTCAGGTTCAGTTTACTGAACGATTGCCTCTTTCAGATTTATTGGAAACTTGCCCGCCAGTCAATGGCGCAATAGAAATGTTGGGTTACATTCAAATTGCACATGATGAAGGCCATGAGGTAGATGAAAACTCTGTCGACGTTGTTTGTATCGAAACTGAAAACGGACTGCTGGAATTTGAAATTCCCCGAGTTTTCTTTCTATCAGAAACACTGCGAAGACGTTCCGGGCTGAGGAGTAGCACCATATGAGTGATATTCCGGAGTTTCGTGAACGTGGTATTGTTGCAGTCAACCTGCTACAGGGAGTGATCTACGAGGAGCAAGCTGACCTCTGGTCTCTACTACTTAGTAATGAATCAGACTTAAGCGAGTATTTCTGTGAAATTGGACTGACACTGATAATCGATCGTGCAGAGGGTATCGCCTACCTGCGCCAGTTTGGCGATGATGAACGCACGGGAGGTTACGAACGCTTGCCGCGTTTATTTAAGAAAACTCCTCTTAGTTATAAACCGACCTTGTTGTGTGTTCTATTACGCGAAGAGTATCGAAAATTTGAAGAGGAAGACCTCGACAACGAACGCTGTGTTATCGAAGTCGACTCGTTGTTTGAACTTTGGAAATCCTGCTTTCCAGCAAATTCAGATGAAGTGATTTTACGCAAACAACTCATCACAGCGTTAAATCAACTCGAAAAAATTAAATTTGTTGCTACGTTGAAAGAGGAACCCGGTTCATGGGAAGTCCGCAAACTATTGAAGGCACGAATTCCCATTGATGAGCTGGAACACTTGCGCGACCGGCTAATTGCAAATGAGCGCAAATAGGAAATCACTCCATGCAACACTTATGTGACTTACGTCCTGATCGCCCCGGTTATCGATTACAGAAACTGGAGGTCTTTAATTGGGGAACTTTTGACAGTCAAGCTGGAACTGTTTTTTGCTTTGAACCAAAAGGGCGAACAGCATTATTAGTTGGTCACAATGGATCAGGAAAGTCGACTCTCGTTGACGCCTTACTGACTCTACTGGTAGACGGCAAGACACGAAACTACAACGTAGCAGCAGGAGCGAAAAAAACAGAGCGTACACCCAAAAGTTATATTAAAGGCGCCTTTGATCGAACAACCGATGAATCAAACTCGAATGTAGTAAAGTTTCTACGTCCACAAGGAAATCATCTGACGGCAATTTCTGCTGTATTTAGCGATGAACAATTGGGACAATCTTTCACATTGACACAAATACTGTATCTCAAAGCCGACGGTTCTGATGATCGGGTTTATGCTATTGCCAATGAATCGCACGAATTAAAATCCGATCTACAAGGTCTGCAAAAATCTGATGCGGTTCGCGAGCATCTCAAACAACAAGGATACCAGACTACCAGAGCGTATACTGAATATCTGGGTTGGATCACCAAACGAACTCAGATGCGAAGCAAAGCCATTGATATGTTCAACCAGACTGTGGCAGTCAAGGATATTCAAAGCCTGAATGTATTCATTCGCAGACATATGTTGGAAGCTCAGAACTGGCATGATAAAGTACAAGGGCTGCTGAAGCACTTTAATGATTTAAGTATCGCACATAATGAGCTGGTTCGAGCTCAACAGGCACAGGAACTGTTACTTCCTGTTGAGAGCATTGGCAAGAAATATCGTCGTAAAAATGAGGCGCTAAATTTCTATCAGCACCAGCTTGATGCATCTGAGTCATACTTCCCTCAATTGAAAATCGAAATCTTTGAGCCGGAACTGAGGGTACAGAATCAAAATCTGAAAACACAGGAAACTGTGATTAAGAGATTAGATCAGGAACTGGAACAGACACGAGAAACCGTACGACAGACAAAAAATGAAATCGAACATGCGGGCGGTGAACGACTGCGACAAATCCCTGGATTGATCCGGAATGAACAAACAAAGTTAGATTTTAAACGTGATACCTTTCAAAAATATCACAAGACTCTAAAAACTTGTGGCATCAATGACATCGTAGGCAACGCGAAACAGTTCCAGCAGATTAACAAACAATTATGTGAAATATCCAAGTCAAACAGTGACAAACTAGTAGAGCTGAAAAACAGGCAAGAGACAACGCTTGGCCAAAAAACGAGCATCGTAAGCCAACTGAGACAGGAACGTGCTGATCTGGATATGCTACAAAAACAACATAGTAACTTGCCTCCCCGTTTTTCTACGATTCGCAGTCAACTCTGTGCCGATCTGGGTCTTGATGAAAGTCTATTTCCTTTTGCAGCGGAACTGATTTCAGTATTACCTGATCAACAGAACTGGACCGCGTCCATCGAGATGGTTCTCCGTTCGTTTGCTCTCAGCTTGTTGGTTCCTGAACAGTTTTATCCACGTGTTCGAGCCTATGTCGAAGGAAATCGCATAATTGATGCACACGGGGCAGGTCAACGACTGGATTATTTGTGTGTTGGAAAAGTCACGGATTCAGCCGGTGGTGATCGAATTCATCCGCAGTCACTCTGCAATAAACTGCAATTTAAGCCGCGTCATAACCTTACCCCCTGGCTACGGACAGAAATTCAACAACGATTTAACTTTCACTGCTGTAATAGCATCGAAGAATTCAATGACGTTTCCAAATACGCCCTGACTGCACAACGACATGTCAAATACGATTCAAAGCGGCATCAAAAAGATGACCGAGAGCGCACAACAAACCCACGTTTCTTCATTTTGGGTTGGGATAACACTGATAAGAAGAGTCGTATACGTCATCATATTCAAGAACTCGAATCCGAAATCAAAATTCTGACCGATGAAATCATTTCAATTAATGACCAGATAGAAGAAATTCAAAATACGTTTCGAGCCGCGGATGCAGCCTTGGATATAAGTGACTTCGACAAGATCGATATCAAACGTCACCAAGATGAAATCGTTACACTTGAAGCAGAAAAAAAGAATCTGGAAGAATCGAATAAAACCGTACAAACGCTGCAAAAACGGTTGAAACAGTCAGAATCAGAGGAGCAGACGCTCAGTGCGAAACGTGATCTATGTTTCGAAAAACGTGCAAAATTGAAGGGTGATATTAGTCGTGTCACTAAACTGGTAGCATTGGCTCACACTCAGCTACAGGCACAGCAGACAGCCGGTAATTTTGACGTACATCACGAAATGTTTGAAACCATCGCTGAATCACTGGATAAACCAGCTTTGTCGATTGAGAATTTTGAGCAACGAATTCAAAACTGGCGAGCTTCGACACAGAAGCAAATAGACAAATTGAGAAGTCCTTTAGAAAAAATCAAAGAGGACCTGATTAGTGCCATGTCAAAATATCTGCGCGATTTTAAAGAAGCAGCAAATGACCTCGATGCCTCTCTGAAATCACTCGATAGCTTCCAGGGTTTACTGAATCAGCTTCGCCTGGAAGATCTGCCCCGTTATGAACGCCAATTCAAAAACCGGCTGAATGATCAAGTGAGCCAGGAAATCGCGCTGTTCAATACGGAACTCCGCACCGAACAAAAGTTGATCGAAGACAAAATCACTCAGCTTAATAACGCACTGAAGGATGTTGAATATTCACCTGGAACGTATATGCGATTAAAGCCTCATCCGGTAAATGACCGAGAAATCGAGGATTTTCGACGCTCGTTGCGTGAGTGTCTTGATGATTCGCTGGAACAAACTCCTGAGGCGAACGAAGCAAGGTTTGTACGTATCAAAAATCTGGTCGAACGCTTGTCTGACAAAGAAAAAACAAATTGGAGAAAAAAAGTAATTGATGTCCGAAACTGGTACGACTTTGCTGCAGAGGAAATTGAGCTTCAATCAGGGTTGACTCGTAGTTGCTATGATGGAAGTTCGGGGCAATCCGGAGGAGAGAAGGCCAAACTCGCATTCACCATTCTGGTAGCCGCTTTAGCTTATCAGTTTGATATTGATCCCGTGGGCAATGTTCCCGGCAGATTTCAATTCGTTGTCGTTGATGAAATGTTCTCCAAAGTCGATGACCAAAACGCCGAATATGCTTTGAAACTTTTCAATCAGTTTGGGCTGCAACTTTTGATTGTGGCTCCGCTGGATGCCAAAGCCCGTGTAACAGAGCCATTTGTCGACCGATATCTACACGTGGTAAAAGATCCTGAGACAAATTGTTCAATTCTCCATAGTATGACAGCCCGCGAGTACGACGAAGTGGTACAGAAAGTCTCACACAACGCGAGACCAAAAGCGAATCAAAAACAGATTATGAAATAGGAGTCTTCTTGCCACTGGTCTCACCAGCACAGATTGTGAAGTAAACGATAAAAGCATGTCCATGTTCTTTATCATTGAATCGTATTATTTACGACACGCCTACTTATCTTCTTAATTCAGACCGACTCAAATTATTGTGATCAATCAGTGCTCAAAGTGCTCCTAGATCATCAGAAACAGCATCGATCAGACTCGTACCATCGATAATTTGATAGTTTCCTTTTTCGATACAATTCACGGACCTGCCAAACTCGTCTTCCAGAAACTCATGTTTATCTTCTATTTCATAAAATCCATTCTTTTGATCATACTCATGACGGATTCTCTTGTATCCAGAGATCAGAACAGTCTCACCTGATCTTGTGACCACAGTGAATTCGCTTGCTTTCCTGACATTCATTCTAATTTTCCTTATACATTGTGTACTAATATCGAAAACATTGTGTCTCTACTACCAGCGTATTGTGAGCCCACCTGAGGAATGTGCTTCTCGGAGATTATCGGTGAAAATCACTTGATATTAAGAGGGTAGAGATAATGAGTCAGCAATCCTGAGATTACTTTCTTCAACTCAGTGAAACGTTGAGTTGATTGACTTCACTCACCTCAAAAGCGATCGATTATTCACTCACTTTGCGAAGAAACTTGACGCCGTACTCCCAGAAATCAGCTTCTGGAAATTGCTTTTTGCGTACGATTTCTGAATGGAACCAGATGACTTTCTCTTCTAAAACAGTAAGACCAACTAAAATATCTTTTCGATCGAGGTCACCTGCAAAGAGAAAAGAAACGCCAGATTGCGAAATAGACAAGCCTTGCACCTTGATTGTCTCTATATCAAAATCAAGAACAGGATTCTCTGTTGGCAACAATATTTGGAAACTACCGCGAAAGGGTTTTCGTACATGTGACCGTTGATGTGCAAACTGGATCGAATTCTTTTGTTCGATTTTATCCAGAAGTGAAAAAATTCTCTCAGTAGCCTGTTGCTGAGATTTACTAGTTGCTTTTTTTATTTTGTTAATACTTGGGTTAGTGACTTGCATAAAGACAGTGCTTTCTAAGTTGTATCGTAGTATTGGTCTGTCCTCCTAAGTAATAGCTCTCACTAACTCTATACACTCACATTTTCAGTAATTTTTTGAGGGAAATTCCTCAAAACCAAGCTTAGTTGCCGACATATTACCGTCATCAATTTTATTTGTTGTAACCCGCAATATATGAAATTCCACAATTCAGTCTTTGCTGTGAGTGAATGTCTCATCGATTCGTTTACAACCAACCTCGCCTGACTTCGCATAAAGAAAAGCGAGCACATAATGATCTGGCGTGCTTAGAAAAGTACCTTGTTTATGAAATCGATTCTTCCTCTGCATTCTCGATCACAGAATCAAAGAGAGAAAAATAGAATTGAGATCCTCTCGTCAATGAATCCACATTTTTTTGAGTCTAAGCACGTTCTACAAATTTATCAGTAGTTTTCAGAGATGTTCTCCCGTTATTGCAGCATTAGATTAAACTGATCTCATTTAATCCACAGCTTGACGACTTTGACTTTGCCATCTTATAATCCCATGTTTTCATCTAATCTCGTACTGACCGAACAAGAAAACGATGCGGAGGCAGACCGAAATAGTCATGCAGGAAGCGCAGCTTTTGTCCCCGCCGGAGGAATTTAATAATTAGCACTCCAGCAGAGAGTACTAACCAAACCGATCAAGGCAGTGGTACGAATCCACGCTTGAACTGGCTCAATTTTTTTGCGGCAGATGTTGGTGATGGCATTGGCCCTTTTATGGCCACTTATCTGATTACAACATCTCACTGGAGTGAGGCATCAATCGGAATATTCCTGCTCACTTTGAATCTGGCAACTGTTATCGCACAGACACCTTCCGGATGGTTGATCGACAATACGCGTTATAAGCGTTATCTCACAGCAGGCGCAGCATTAACGATTGCCATTTGTGTCTTAGTCCCTGCCTTCGCATCGGAAATGGCCCCGGTATTGATATCAGCGGCGATTCTAGGCTTAGCAGCAGCAGTCATACCTCCGGCAATTGCAGCGATCACACTTGGAATTGTAGGCCCCTCCGGACTCACAAAACAGACTGGCTCAAACCAGGCATTCAACCACGCCGGTAATCTCGTATCAGCCGTAGCAATTGGATTAGTTGGTACTTATGTCGTATCTTGGGGTGTCTCACCCATCGTCGCATTTCTGGCGTGCAGCGCGGCAATAATCGCCTTAATGATTCCTGAAAAGTCTATTAATCATACTGTAGCCCGCGGTGGAGTTTCGAAAATCGAAAAGGAGAGTCAATCAGAATCAGGGCGAAGCGCCCTGGCATTGGTTTTTACAAATCGATCTCTGTTGATCTTTATGGTTTGTGTGGGTATGTTCCATCTCTCGAACGCAGCCATGCTTCCTCTTGCCGGGCAAAAGCTAGCGTTGGAACACAAAGAACTTTCCACACTCTATATATCCATCTGCGTTGTCATTGCTCAAGTCGTCATGATTGGCATTGCCGTGCTTGTGGGCCTGCGGTGCGATCAGTGGGGACGTAAACGTTTTCTACTCGTTGGCTTTGCCGTCCTTCCTCTGCGTGGTTTACTGTTTTCTCAGGCGGAGAACCCATATCTCATTATGTCTGGACAGATTTTAGATGGCATCGGAGCAGGAATTTACGGGGTCATTGTGATCCTTGTTGTCGCCGACCTGACGAGAGGCACAGGCGTATTCAACTTTGCAACAGGGGTCGTGATCACAATTCAAGGACTGGGTGCCTCCTTTGGCTCATTTCTTGGGGAATGGTGGGCCGGAGAATATGGCTACAGTTCGTCATACGCACTCTTAACAGCACTAGGGGTAATCGCCTTGTTGATTCTGGCAGTATTAATGCCAGAAACTCATCCTGATAAAGTTAAGCCTTCGCGATTCAATTCTGGTAGGAGCCGGTCCACAACATGACCACTTTTGTTGTCATCGTATACATTATTGTCTATCTCAGTATGCTCCTGGGTGGTATTCCTGGATTACGTGTCGACAGAACCGGTGCTGCGTTGCTGGGTGCTATTGCCCTCTTAGCTGTTGGAAATATTAGCGAACAAAACGCACTGGCCTCAATTGATGTCCCTACGCTTGCACTCCTGTTCGGATTAATGGTTGTCTCGGCGCAATTCCAGCTGGGAGGATTCTACGGCATCGCGACAAAACGAGTAGTTGCGCAAGATATGTCTCCCCCGGCGCTCCTGGCTGTTGTGATTTCTCTTACTGGAGCATTCAGTGCCCTCCTCACAAACGATGTTGTTTGCCTGGCAGTCGCTCCGCTGCTGTCACACCTCTGTATCGAAAAAAAATTGAACCCGGTCCCCTATTTACTCGCATTGGCATGTGCAGCGAATATCGGCAGTGCAACCACGCTTATTGGTAATCCACAGAACATTCTCATTGGTGAAGCGTTAAAAGTACCATTCAATGGATACCTGCTTATCGCAATGCCTCCCTGCTTACTCGGGCTCCTCATCGTTTGGGGAATCATCGTATCTCTATACCGCGGTAAGTGGCATTTCGAGACAGAAGCAAGTTTAGAAAACACGGAGATTGAGTTTGATCGTTGGCAGACCTTCAAAGGAATTCTTGTTTTAACACTATTAATCGCGTGTTTTATATTCACCGCATGGCCACGCGAGTTACTGGCATTGGGTGCGGCGGGAATATTAATGCTCAGCCGAAAATTCCATTCCCGGAAGATCATGGGGCTGGTCGACTGGTCTCTGTTGGTGCTTTTTATCAGCCTGTTTATTGTGAATAAAGCGTTTCAACTTACCGGCGGTATGGACTGGCTCGTCGCTCAGACCGAGTCCGCCGGCATCCCACTTGACCAACCGGCACCGCTGTTTATCTCAACTGTGATTCTGGGAAATCTGGTTTCCAATGTGCCAGCGATCATGCTCTTGTTACCCATTGTCAAGGGAAGCGATGTGGGCCCGTTGCTGGCGCTCAGTAGTTCCCTCGCCGGTAATCTAATCATTGTAGGCAGTGTCGCCAACATCATTGTGGTTGAATCAGCAAGACAAGCCGGTATTAAAATCGACTTCAAGACACATGCACGCGTCGGTATTCCAGTAACTCTGGTAACTCTTTCGGTAACAGGTGCTTGGCTTTGGCTGGTTAGTTTATTCAGCTGACTAAGTCATGTTTCTGATCGGAAGAACTCCCCAAAGTCGTTTCTCGCGCAGATACAAACCTAACCAGATAAGCACGCCAATCGCGACTTGAATCATGAAGGGATCACCTACGCGCCAATGAGTACAGATCGCTCCGCCCATGTATCCAGTCAATAATATGGCACCAAGCACGGCCGTCCATGGAATCAAATAGAGCAGCACACAAGTAATTTCAAGAATGGCAAGCGGCAAAATCATTGACTCCGGCAATCCGAGTTTCTCCATCCCTTCAGCAAACTCAGGTCCCCCTTTGAGCTTCATCATTGCGCTCATTCCAAAAGCAAGTGCAACGAGAACCGAAATCACACGCCCAATCCAAATCATCACAGTCTGCGCAGTCGACGTCGGCTTTACTTCACTTTGATTCATTTTTGATTCCTTTGAAAAACTTTATCGAAGTGTAACTCGCACTCTTTTGAATCGTTATATTTTTTATAACTCACAGAGTCAACTCGAAAGGTTCTTCACTTTTCAAAGTTAACTCCCACAGGCAGGCCCCGTTCCTGGTCGGGCTTACCCAACGAAACAAAATTTCTTCAAATTGTTTCTGCAATGACTTCGTCAGTAATATACGAGACCTTCTCCGTCATCGGATCAAAGGGGACCGAAACATGTTCATGCATAACACGCCACTCCCCTTCCGTTCTCTGGTAGCCGATCGTTATTCGCAACCAGGTCTGGCCAACTGGACTCTCTTCATCAATCGGTACGACATGATGCAATCCGTGAGCAAAGGCCACATCTCCATCTACCGTAACTGTAAAATCACGATGCTCAGATTTCATTTTAGCTGGAAAATAAGGTAAACATGCTTCCCAGTTTGCACGATATGCTTCAAGCCCTTTGAGTCGGTAAGGTGGTTTGACATCATACAGAAGTATGTCTTCCGAATAGCCCGTCAGCATGGCATCCACGTCCTTTGACTCCAAGGATCCTGACCAGGCTTTGGCAAGCGACCGAATCTCGTCTTCATCCTTGGAAGCTGGTATCCCTTGGGC
This window encodes:
- a CDS encoding DoxX family protein, translated to MNQSEVKPTSTAQTVMIWIGRVISVLVALAFGMSAMMKLKGGPEFAEGMEKLGLPESMILPLAILEITCVLLYLIPWTAVLGAILLTGYMGGAICTHWRVGDPFMIQVAIGVLIWLGLYLREKRLWGVLPIRNMT
- a CDS encoding SgcJ/EcaC family oxidoreductase, coding for MKVMVIVRATKSSEAGEMPSEQLLTEMGNFNEELSKAGIFLAAEGLHPSSNGARIRFSGKDRTVTDGPFTETKELIAGFWLWKVSSMQEAIDWVTRCPNPMTEDSDIEIRQVFEFDDFGEALTPELREQEERVQTEVAERNNNAQGIPASKDEDEIRSLAKAWSGSLESKDVDAMLTGYSEDILLYDVKPPYRLKGLEAYRANWEACLPYFPAKMKSEHRDFTVTVDGDVAFAHGLHHVVPIDEESPVGQTWLRITIGYQRTEGEWRVMHEHVSVPFDPMTEKVSYITDEVIAETI
- a CDS encoding DUF4194 domain-containing protein, giving the protein MSDIPEFRERGIVAVNLLQGVIYEEQADLWSLLLSNESDLSEYFCEIGLTLIIDRAEGIAYLRQFGDDERTGGYERLPRLFKKTPLSYKPTLLCVLLREEYRKFEEEDLDNERCVIEVDSLFELWKSCFPANSDEVILRKQLITALNQLEKIKFVATLKEEPGSWEVRKLLKARIPIDELEHLRDRLIANERK
- a CDS encoding DUF3375 family protein; protein product: MELDRLNTFFSTNPSAKLLRATHSAYVIHFLNQHFKVNGNLATPHSKIQQQLNHYLEQIHEREPEILRESADAYLTQWSTGETRWLRRYFDSQHAESVFQLTPHSEDVLKFLTEMMDHSLGFVGTESRLTRIIGTLSDIVVRGSADRERRLEHLHAERDRVESEIRSLESGDVVSTHSSTAIRERFADAISDLISLQGDFRAVEESFKSITRDVQKQQTEAMETRGQILGFALDAEDRLKEEDQGASFKAFVDLLLSQSQQDELEKIIIQLEEMVELESQTEGKDRVKRMISSLSLEAERVLNTTRRLNSTLRRLLDSKVSSSRLRLASVLREIQAAAVRQAEQPPELGINVFTELDLYHGLERPFWQPPVKFDAIEITHEEPDDKARFDAFRNLAEMQRLDWDTMRFNIASQVQFTERLPLSDLLETCPPVNGAIEMLGYIQIAHDEGHEVDENSVDVVCIETENGLLEFEIPRVFFLSETLRRRSGLRSSTI
- a CDS encoding anion transporter, whose protein sequence is MTTFVVIVYIIVYLSMLLGGIPGLRVDRTGAALLGAIALLAVGNISEQNALASIDVPTLALLFGLMVVSAQFQLGGFYGIATKRVVAQDMSPPALLAVVISLTGAFSALLTNDVVCLAVAPLLSHLCIEKKLNPVPYLLALACAANIGSATTLIGNPQNILIGEALKVPFNGYLLIAMPPCLLGLLIVWGIIVSLYRGKWHFETEASLENTEIEFDRWQTFKGILVLTLLIACFIFTAWPRELLALGAAGILMLSRKFHSRKIMGLVDWSLLVLFISLFIVNKAFQLTGGMDWLVAQTESAGIPLDQPAPLFISTVILGNLVSNVPAIMLLLPIVKGSDVGPLLALSSSLAGNLIIVGSVANIIVVESARQAGIKIDFKTHARVGIPVTLVTLSVTGAWLWLVSLFS
- a CDS encoding ATP-binding protein, whose translation is MQHLCDLRPDRPGYRLQKLEVFNWGTFDSQAGTVFCFEPKGRTALLVGHNGSGKSTLVDALLTLLVDGKTRNYNVAAGAKKTERTPKSYIKGAFDRTTDESNSNVVKFLRPQGNHLTAISAVFSDEQLGQSFTLTQILYLKADGSDDRVYAIANESHELKSDLQGLQKSDAVREHLKQQGYQTTRAYTEYLGWITKRTQMRSKAIDMFNQTVAVKDIQSLNVFIRRHMLEAQNWHDKVQGLLKHFNDLSIAHNELVRAQQAQELLLPVESIGKKYRRKNEALNFYQHQLDASESYFPQLKIEIFEPELRVQNQNLKTQETVIKRLDQELEQTRETVRQTKNEIEHAGGERLRQIPGLIRNEQTKLDFKRDTFQKYHKTLKTCGINDIVGNAKQFQQINKQLCEISKSNSDKLVELKNRQETTLGQKTSIVSQLRQERADLDMLQKQHSNLPPRFSTIRSQLCADLGLDESLFPFAAELISVLPDQQNWTASIEMVLRSFALSLLVPEQFYPRVRAYVEGNRIIDAHGAGQRLDYLCVGKVTDSAGGDRIHPQSLCNKLQFKPRHNLTPWLRTEIQQRFNFHCCNSIEEFNDVSKYALTAQRHVKYDSKRHQKDDRERTTNPRFFILGWDNTDKKSRIRHHIQELESEIKILTDEIISINDQIEEIQNTFRAADAALDISDFDKIDIKRHQDEIVTLEAEKKNLEESNKTVQTLQKRLKQSESEEQTLSAKRDLCFEKRAKLKGDISRVTKLVALAHTQLQAQQTAGNFDVHHEMFETIAESLDKPALSIENFEQRIQNWRASTQKQIDKLRSPLEKIKEDLISAMSKYLRDFKEAANDLDASLKSLDSFQGLLNQLRLEDLPRYERQFKNRLNDQVSQEIALFNTELRTEQKLIEDKITQLNNALKDVEYSPGTYMRLKPHPVNDREIEDFRRSLRECLDDSLEQTPEANEARFVRIKNLVERLSDKEKTNWRKKVIDVRNWYDFAAEEIELQSGLTRSCYDGSSGQSGGEKAKLAFTILVAALAYQFDIDPVGNVPGRFQFVVVDEMFSKVDDQNAEYALKLFNQFGLQLLIVAPLDAKARVTEPFVDRYLHVVKDPETNCSILHSMTAREYDEVVQKVSHNARPKANQKQIMK
- a CDS encoding MFS transporter, whose translation is MNWLNFFAADVGDGIGPFMATYLITTSHWSEASIGIFLLTLNLATVIAQTPSGWLIDNTRYKRYLTAGAALTIAICVLVPAFASEMAPVLISAAILGLAAAVIPPAIAAITLGIVGPSGLTKQTGSNQAFNHAGNLVSAVAIGLVGTYVVSWGVSPIVAFLACSAAIIALMIPEKSINHTVARGGVSKIEKESQSESGRSALALVFTNRSLLIFMVCVGMFHLSNAAMLPLAGQKLALEHKELSTLYISICVVIAQVVMIGIAVLVGLRCDQWGRKRFLLVGFAVLPLRGLLFSQAENPYLIMSGQILDGIGAGIYGVIVILVVADLTRGTGVFNFATGVVITIQGLGASFGSFLGEWWAGEYGYSSSYALLTALGVIALLILAVLMPETHPDKVKPSRFNSGRSRSTT